CGAAAAGATCTCGGGATGTTCTTGTACAAGCGATTTCCATTATTACATAATGACGATGGCCGGAGTTGTCCTTCAAGATTAGCGCTTCATTAGCTAGCCATGCATCACGTTCAGCAGGATGCGGTGTCCACAGAAGCATTGCCCTCTGCATATATAGCCACACAACTACTTGATTAGAAAGTTAATGACTGATTAAGCCCATTAATtgaactagagagagaaagcataGAGGGCTAGCAAGTCATCACCAGAAAGTCCCCAGAAAGTTCGTCTTCTAGAGCTTTGGATAACTCCACTCCATATTTCTCAGCATAAGTTTGTCGAATCAAACAACGTTGCTTACCATTCCTATGAGTCAATATGTTTATAATAGTATTCTCATCTGTTCCCCATCCTGCACCAGCATGGATATATATCAgaaattatttcttttaaaattaataatgtaCTGCACTTTTAGCCAGTTTTATTGACGAGCATATCGATCCACAATGTATTGAAGgcgatacatacatacatatatatatatatatatatagatatagatatagGAGTGCTCAAGCGCTAAACAATTGGTAACTTATTACAACGCTAACTACTCATGCTGGTTTGCTCGACTATGTTTTCATAAGTAGTTAAGAGATATAAATCGAAATTTTGAATTAGATGTTCACTAATCTCGATCGATAATTTAGTTTGATGATGCTCCCTATTTAATACTGAATGTCCCTTGCCAAGACTCATTATGTAGTTAATTTGTATATTCATTGAAAGTTATCGTATTCCCAATCAACGCTGGAGGATAATtaacagaagaaagaaaaaaaaaaggaaaaaagagaagTAAATTACTTGGAtctaaataaaagaagaaataacATAGATCAAAACAAAATCTAACTTTGGACGTATAATTAACATAGAAAATCGACAGAAAACAGATCCAACACAATTAACCACGGTATTTGTCGACGATCAATTTTTGTTGGAATGCTTTGGATCCTTTCATGTAGAACATGTTTGTaggatcacattcaaaggctaatgagagagagagagagagagagagaccttgcATAGCTTTATGAAGCTTCTCACAGTCTTCAGCCACCGGAGGGACCGGTTGCGGTACTACAAGCGTAGCCATTTTTGTTCTCGTAACGGAGAGGAAATTGTGTGTTTTTTTCAAACTTATTGCAAGGAATTTAAAATGCCCTGGCCCTGGTTggggtatctctctctctctctctctctctctctctctctctctctctctctctctctctctctctatatatatatatatatatatatatatagagacgCGTGCACATGGAGTTCTCTTAGCATTTTAGATGATACACAATTAGTTGGGTTGAGAGTATAAATCCTGCGTCGAGAAAAAATGAACTTTGTATGCGCTTTTAATGAGTTTGGCTATTGACTATATTGCCAACTGGTTTTTGAGTatgtggaacctcaactttcatATGTAAAGCTTCCTCTCACTCAATTTGTGCTATTCAACTCTTGATTGAAAATTGGCCATGCGTGAGAGAGCAGGTTAAGAGTATAAATCCCCTATCACGGAAGGAAATGAAGTCTTTAAGCACGTAGGAGACGTCCATTATGTTGCGATATATAAAGATATATctttaatttcttcaatttttccttttatACAGTATATTTGCATGTTAAAAACCTTCTATGCGTTTGTACGAATGACTTGCCAAGTCTTTAAGCGAGCAGGAAACATCCATTATGTTTCGATATTAAGAGTATAAACCCTTATCGGGAAAGGAATGCACCTTGTATGTGCCTATAAGTAATTTGGGCAACTCTCCACgttaccaattgattttatggtaaaacctcaacttttttaacGTTATTAACCGAATCGACATTTTACCAATTCGCAGGAATTCTTAACGTTATTAACCGAATCGACATTTTCCCAATTCGCAATTCCTGCCGTCTCTTTCTTTATACAGATTCTCTCTTATCTGTGAACAGAATATATAGAAGGGGGGAGTAGGAAATAGAGGGGTGATCTCCAAACATCTCAAGTGAAGTGAAGCAGAATTGGAACCAAATCAATTGGATAACCGATTACTGATCGTTTTGCAAAtgctgcagcagcagcagctcacATGAGCAATTTAACAACAAACACTGAAATTTTAACTCAAAACATACGGTACAAATTTGGAATCAATACTCGGTTTCCAACACGCCGTCGATAAGCCCAAATTCCATAGCCTGGAATTTAAAACACAATAAATAAAAGGGAGGTTAATAATAGTTGAAGCTCGATATAGGTAAGTAGTACAAGAGTATACTAGCTGCGGGAAATTGAAAAGGTAATTTGGTTAAAAGACGCTTATGGTACTTCTGTAACTCTACACGGGTCATAAATTATGCACTCGATACACAGAACAAGAAATTTGAGAGACGAGTTAGCAATGTTACCTCAGAAACAGATAAGAAACGATCCCTCTCTGTGTACTGTTGTACTTTCTCTAGAGATTGTCCAGTAAATGCAACATACATTTTGTCGACTTTCTGCATCAAATTTATCACGAGTCACGACACAAGACCAAATTAAAAGAATTATTATGGAGCAGACGGAAGTCTAAATTTCATGAATAAAACGAACAAATAGCTGTAATGGGTACATGTTGAGCACAGTATTGATACAACCCTAAATCTCAATTTCCTGGAAATCGAAAAGCAATAATCACAGATGCATATTCTTTGAAACATTAAAAGGAGCTGTCCAGTGGATGAGGATCCTGCCAATGCAGGGTATGAGTAGTACGTATTTTCTCAAAGGTTTGGAGAATGCTTTCGAGTTTTTGGAGCAGTAAGTGTTCTTAGAGACGCTCTTTATTGTACGTGCTTTTGCTGACAATAGATCCATGCATATTCAAAAAGGTGATCACGGATTTACTATCTACCATTAACGGCCCTTGATGACCAAGGTTTGTCTGTCAATAAATGAAGACTAAACTAACGGCACAGTGAATCCTCGAACAGGGCTGAACCTAAATTTAAGTTGTCCAAGTAGCACTGTGAAGCAACAGCTCTCGACACCCGCATGCAATTGTAAaactataaaatattaaaagaaacaCCACAACAAAACGAGATTTCCTTGGATCCTAAGGTTGGTATGACATTAAAAGACGTTGCGACTTATGCAATTAATTTATTTGCAACAACCCAGTCCCGAATAGGGTTGAATCTAATTCTAGTTTCCCTAGTAGCCCTGTGCAGCAGCAGGTCTCAGCACACACCTTCAATTTGCAAATGTATATAAGATTTCAACTTTGACTTGATTAGAAAATTATATAACAGAATTGATTATTCTGCTCGGTTTGATTGAAATCAATTAGGCTGCAACATTAACATATATCCAGAAAGATTTTCAAGAATATAACTAAGGGAGAAGAGACTGACATGGCGAGTTTGAACTGCTTCATTCACTTGCCGCCTCACATCTTCCACGTGGCCCTACAATAAGATAATGCAAAAATCAATCCACGGATTTAAAACAAAACGGATCGTGTAGTAATTAGTAATATAagaaattagttttgtttacGGAAAATAATTCATAAATAATCTAAGAATTTGAAACTAACAGTGTTAATGTCTCATACTTTCAATTTGTTTCAAAATACATGGAAAAATCAACCATAAATACCTGAACTAGCATATTACTATGAAAATTCATGCAGTTATGATTACAGAAGAAAATAGGGCAAGAAACAAAAACGGCTATAAAAACTAGATTAAGTCACAAATTGGATATGAGATTATTGACCAAAAATCCATGCAGTTATGAGACCATTGCTGGTTCAAGAATGTAACATAATATAGAGGTATTTAAACAGATTGAATATAGAAACTAAAACAAGAAGTTATGTTCTCACGGTAGTATTCCTTCTTCACACTTGTATTTATTGTTTTGTTGGAGACCTTCACACTTTCAAAAATACATCTACGTTTTGATGGTACAATTTGGTCAAACTCACAACACACCTTTAGTACCGAACCATCATACATAACCAAACGCTTGGTAGAACCAATAATAAGAGGATACAGAATTCAGTGTTTCCATCATCATCTAAGGGCCTACTGAAGCCACCAAAATTTTTATCATCTCAAGCAAATGCAAGGATAAAAAAGAACATTTAAGAATTTTCAAAGGCATTAGTTTTAGGACTAAGAAATAACATGCTTCATGGTCAATAATATCAATCAGAATTGAACATAAGAAAAATGGAGACCTAGGCCACATTGCATACACGATTCTAAGGGATCTGTTAATATGAAACATTTTACTCGAACTTCAATTTAACACAAATAtataattgggttttttttcctGATCAgtataaaatgaaaagaaatgtaATCAAGTTCCATTTTCTAGCATGTCCATACTAAAAATTAGTGGAACGGTGGAAATGCAATCTACAATCCTAGAATCCAACCTACCATAGCCATTCCAATTTCTATATTCTTAAATGCATGCATTTTGGAATGACGACAAAGTAAAAAATGGTTTACAAGTAATCTAGAATCCTTGAATCCAACATACCAAAATGCCAGGTTAGAATAACCAAGTTCAAGTGTCTAGAATGTCCTTGCTAAATTAATGTTGCGATGCAAATGCAAGGATCGAAAAGAACATTTAGGCTGTATTTAGGTCAGAAATTTCCAAGTCCCAAGGGATTGAGAAGTTAGTAAGGAATGGACCATAAAATGTTAAATAGGAGGGATTAGAAAAAAAGGACACGAGCATTGCAAAGGCATATATGAGGGATTTTGTAAATGACAACTTCCAAGTTGGGATTTGCAAATCCCTCTAATGTAACTGCACTTTGAGATTTCTATATCATTATTCATTaccaaactttgaattttataatCTTAATGACAATGCAGAATTAATTAACATATGGTACAAAAAGAAGTTAGGTCTTCTCCATAACCAAAACTGATAACAGCACAAGGTAGGAAAGACTTAGGTGTCAACTAGGATAATAGACCATCAAAATACAATGCAATTTTACTTCTTATTATATAGCCCATTAATTCACATCATCCTACCCTATTATAAGCATATTCTTATAACAAAATAGGCAAGCTATaccaaaaaaaagttgattcATACCCCACATCCACTCTGTGGTTGGTGTATCATGATCCGTGCATTTGGCATTGCATAGCGCATTCCCTTTTCTCCCCCAGCAAGAAGAAGTGCTCCTTGGCTTGCTGCTACTCCAAAACATACCGTTCCTACCTTAGGTTTGATCtgataacataaaaaaaatcatttaacgCCAACAGAACTTAACTCATTAATAAAACTATTTCTTCATTGGTGCACTCTATGGTTATAATTTTCTCCATGGTTTCGAAACCACAGAAGATTCAGAACTTTTAATTGTGAGTTATTGGACTGAACTACCAATATATTATGCTAGTATCGTCATTAACTGCGATGAAAATATAATGGTAGCTCGATCCAATACCAGATTAAATGTCCCAATATGCTAGGTTATCAATACAATACAGAAGAACATAAGCAGTCTGATTGCAGCAACATGATTTTGTAACCAAGTGAGGAAATATTCAACATCCATGAACAATGAATTTACATTATATGGACTTGGGTGTTTTAAATTTCTTGATATTCAAAATCCATTAACTGTGGCTATTAACTTGCTCATTGCATATGTCCTAGAAAGTCCTGGAAGATGTTTTTGCAATTTAGGAGGGGTTTGATTCCCTCTTGCATTTCTGTTATTTTGTTTACTATTGTACTTGAACACTCCTTTTCCTATGTTGTTTTATTGTCTCTGTTGCaataaaattgttttctttttttttttatccacaAGCAAAGAAATGTGataaaattggaagaaaaaaaaccccGAAAGATAACGAAGCTTCATGACATTACCCAAGACATGCAGTCATAAATTGCCAAAACAGAGTATGTACTCCCACCAGGGCAGTTCAAATACACCTGAAATGATACAGGACAAAGTCAGAATCTCTGAAAGAAACCGACTTTGACATATTAAAACTTTAGCCATGGTGAATCAATTGAATGAGGGGTGCAGAAGAGGAGTGGAGAAAGTGTAAGCTCACCAGTATATCTGAATTCTCATCAATAGTAGCCAAAGTCACAAGCTGGGATATGACTCGTTGAGCCACCGCTGAAGTGACTGGCTGCCCAATGAAGATTATACGGTTCCTGAATAATACAGACGAGAGATCTAATGGTCCACCTGGGGTCATCACAGCTGGGAGTATGGGTGGATTCCCTTTTTTGGCTTCTATTGCACCATAACTAAACAAATTCATAGACTTAAAATCCCATctaaacataataaaaaaacatcatGCAACATATTAGGGGAGTAGAATTCAACAGCCTTAAGTAGGACAGAGATTGATAGGATTATTTTCGGATTGAAATGGGgtttgtgaaaatcattttccaaGATAAAATTACCGGGTCACAAAAACAATATCATGTGAAAAACAATACAAATATAGTCCGAAAACACGCTTGAAATAGAATCGAAAACAAATTCTATCAGTTATGCAAAAGGGCAGAGAGTTATAGACCTTGTACTAGTATCACCAAAATCGTTGCCGTCAAGCTTTAGAGGTGACCCACAAGTTCTGCTAGATAACCCTGGAAAGAGCAATACGTTTAGAATTCAAACTAGTCTGCAAAACTGAATATAAACTCTAAATAAATAGCCAAATACATGAACATAGTCATAAGTTATTCAAAAAAATGACCGAAATTACGGATTAAGCTAAAGCATTGAACTGAATTTTGAACAATTGGGTACTCTCACTCTATGGAATTTAATTTTTACCAGTTGCTAAAGAATCGCCATACGGACTGTGCAAGGCAGAGACTGTGGACTTGGGCGTTGAGTTTctgcaccaccaccacaaaacatcaacaaacaataaacaaaCATTACTATACAACaacgaaaattaaaattgaagatTAAACTGCGTCCTGAGGTCAAACCCTCCCCTCCTTCTAGTTATTAGCGTAAATTAATGTAGAATATCGCTcgcattaaaaaaatattgaaaaactgGCTGCTCGTACCTGCGACTGAGAGGCAATAAAGGAAGAGATGATGAGTTACTACTCCGGCGAGAAGCCAATGAAAAGCCCAGAGGGGCTGAGAAACCAGCTAATGCTCCCATTTCGACTCACtcacggagagagagagagagagagagagagtagaggaCTTTAGAGGAGCACATCTGTGGGCTGCAAGGCTCGGCCCATTGAAAATGGAGCGGTATTAATCCAGTCGACCAGCCCAGAGTCCGGATAGGGAAAACCCGACCCGAGTCAGTACCCTACCCCACTCCTCGTCTCCCTATCACTCTGGGTACCCAGGTACCCGTAATTTGGCTCGTACGATCGATTGGCCTGGCAGGATTCggtttcaaatttcaatggaagGCAATCGGAATTTGAAACGTCCCTTCTTCGAAGACGACAGCTCCGGCAAACCTCCGGCGTAAGCGTAGGCGTAGggagtatttatttatttagttgcGGGTGTTGTTGTTTCTGAGTGAGGTTGGAAATGTGCGTGCAGGCAAAAGAGGGTTCGGTTCCCTAAGGGGAAGAAGGCGAGGCCGGAAGATGAAGCGGCACTCAAATCCATACCTGTGGAGGCCATTGGGCCGACTCCGGCGGCGGCGACGGACCCTCGGGCCGCCGCCAAAGAGCGTGCCAAGCGCCGCAGCCAAATCACAACTGAGCTCTTCACTGAAGACGCTGCAGGCGTTCTCAGCGATGTCTCTGCTGCTGAAGTTACTTACAAGGTCCATTCTTCCGTCCACTCCTTTCGATTCTTTCATATTTGCTGCATTGTTTCAGCTTTCTGTGcatatttacacacacacacacacacacacacccacaccacACCACGCTCTACACAAATTCGCATATCTTTGTTACTCACCTTTTGCTTCGGGTTTTCGAGTTTATGTATCAACTACATTTGGTTGCATCCCAAATGAGTTTCGAATTTTCATTTGTGTTGTGGCTACTCCAGCTAACATTTTTGCTTGATGTAGCAACTGTTCAGTGTCGTGGCTTAAGATGTGAATCACGCAATTTAACTGATTGTGGAAACTTTATATGTTGTTGCTTCTCAATAGAGGCGGTGCCATGCATGTTCTTGGTTAAATTAATAGAGTACATCTGTAATTTGGAATGGTTCTTTTCTTAATTGGCAGCACTTTTGTTATTCGAGATGATTGCCGGATACTTCTGTTAATTCAATCAATGGAAACGATAGCCATTGATTAGGGTATCTTTTGGCAGGATTACGAGGACTTTGTTGAGGATGGGATTCGAATAGAACCTTTCAACTTGAACAAGGAGAGGGAAGAAGGTTATTTTGATGCAAATGGAAATTTTGTTGAATATGCCAATAAAAATGAAGTCAAGGTAAACATGTTTATCATTTTTGGCAAAAAGCTATTGTCCTGGATCGATGACATGAAATAGGTTTTGCACTGTGGGTTGCTGACTTTTAGTGTGAAGGACAGACTTAGTTATGTTTTCAGTTTCTATATCTTAATGTTGTAGGATGCATGGCTTGATAGTGTTGAAGTTGTTACAAAATATGCCGGAAAAGACATTGTAGTAACAAAAGACTATGACGATGTCCAAGATTTATCTTCTGATGACATTGGGAAGATAAAAAGACGTATTGCTGATGTGCTTGAACCAGGAGAAACGGTAAACTCTCATTCATCTGACCAGTTCTTCTTTGAATTaagctttttatttaaaattttaagtttgtgtATCACTAAATCTAACATTGCCTGTGTTATTTGAGAATTGATGATTTAATGTGCTATTTTATGAGTTATTTTGTTCTAATTTCTGATTTAGCTTTGGAATTGATTAACCTGACAAAGGTGAAATTTCCGAATCACTAAATTGATGTAGCTTGAGCATATGCGTATCTTCGCACCATATCCTGGCATTTAAACACATCCATTTGGTGTATGAAATATGATGCACTATGACAAGTACAATTTCTTTTGGTTGAGTACTTGCTCTAGTTAGTCACTAATCGTTTTGTTGCATTAAGCGGATGCATACTTGGTCGTAGAAAATTGAAGACCAATGATGGAAAACTTGATGGATTTACAaagtttatttttgaattatttaggATTTGTGTTGGGTAGTTCTAGTTTAATGCAGTTGTTTTATGAGAAGGTTCAATTTTAGGGCTTTTTGATAGAGTAGCTATAGCTTAGTTTGAAAACAAGTATCCTCAGTGAAGGCCCAGGCCTAAGTTCATTGGGCCAACTCCAAAGCTAAGAACATTTTATATGGTTGATCCTATGATTTTaacattaattacaaaaaatataatttttatcaGTAGCTACAAATTAATGAATCTAAATCAAATAGCTATGAACTAAATTTACTATTTACTATTTACTAATCTGGTGCTCAGTGATATATATTGTACACATTGTAAAGCGTGAAAAGTTGATCCTGAAATGTAGGGGCCTTATACTCGGTAATATCACATTCTAGGAAATGGTACTTTTACAGCACACATGCAGAAGTGGAGATGTGAATATGTAGGGGTGCTTGTTTGAAATGCATAAAAGACTGTTATAAATAATTCACATTGGTTTTGGTGACTTCATTTGCACTAAAATGACAGTTATTGGTTTGATTCCCCGGCACTGGAAACATCATTAAAGTAAAAATTTCTATTACAACAGGTTCTACACGCTTTGAGAAGATTGAAGGGAACACCTAaaaacaagaaggagaagatgTCAGCTGAAACGAAGATAGTATTTGACCAGTTAACTGAAGATGCCATGAACCTGATGGATAACGGTGAATCCAGTTAAGTTCATTTTGCTTCTGGGTTTAGATATAAATTGCATAAGTATTAGACAATCTGTCATGCGTGGTTGTTCAGTCCTCAAATTTAGTCATTAAACCTTTAGTAAGGAACCAGTGTCTTCTTTGGCAAGTGCTTATTGTTAAAGTTTTGTTCTGCAGATGTTTATCATGAGAAGAAGGAGATTTTTGAGCGTGAGGCAGGTCTGTAAATGGTTCACTTTTAACATTTCTGAAGTTAGTTATGAATTTTCTTGTTCTATCCAAACTTTTAATCTTGGATTCATGTTCCATTTTTCCGATCTTAATTCGATTATGAGGAGAGGTTGTAGTTGCAGTCTTTTTGCTGTGACTTTGGTTGAGTGTTTGCATGCATTAACATAGCTATGAATCCTTGTCTGCTTCTTTGTCTAATTTTCGGGCATGCTAGTGCACTTTCCATGTTATGGTGATTTGTCACCTAGGTCATGCATACATATTTCCTTGGATTGGATTTTCTTGGTGTTTTAGATTATTCATTGACCTTAAACCAGTAAACCCTGAATTCAttgtttaattctattttacATTAGTTctatttgccaaaaaaaaattacaaatgtaaaaatttaaaaagtaataataaaagaaaagaaagggggTCGCTGCATCACAAGGAACAATCTTGAGGAATAGCCATTCTAGAACAATCATTTGGGTAGGTTCATTCTTTAACTGCTGCTCTTCtccttttttgttcatttttttttttatataagaaTTAAGCTTTTGTTAATTAAAGAAACATTACAACACAAGGGCCAAGTTGTCCACTGGACTAACTTGACTGCACAGCTGCAACCGCAAAGTGATAAAATCATGATACAGTCACACATTATGTGAATGAATCTAAAATAAGCAGCAATCGATTAGAACCTAGCTATGCTGCTTATTCGTAATTATAATTTCCAACTCTCTTTTTCAGAAGGATATGAGAGTTTAGCACGGGCAAGAAGGGAACCCACATCTATTAGTGTATATCAAGAGAGATCTGTTCTCGGCATGGAGTGGGAGTCCTCTGATGTAACAAATCCTGGAGCACCCTCTTCAATACTGCCGGAAACTTCTGTGGCTACATCCAGTTCTAATGCAACCACTGTAGAAATCTCAAGTAATGGTGATGATGCATTTGATATGTTTGCAGAAGATGATGAACATGCAATTGCTAAACCTTCTGAAGGAAGTAATGTGATTTCTGACCCTAATTCTTATTGCGTCAGCTCACCGTCATCAAACAACCTAAACAATTATTCAGAGAGTAAGCTTTGTAATGTTGATTTTGGAAAATTGACATATTGGCATAGCAACTgcttaataattttattttacatttttccaGATGGAGTTTTGCAAAATGATTATGTGTTTGATGAGTCTTCtgggtactctctctctctctctctcccctcccaaATATTATGTGTTCTGCCTTCTGTGTGTATATGTAATACCCTACTTCTTGATAATGACTTGTCACATAATAGATATACAGTAGTCATCTATTCTAAGTAGACCTTGTGGAGAAGTGCTTTCTGTGAGGGATGGATTGGGACTAATTGAAATGGTTTGCTAGATGGCATTTATTCTTTTGTATATAGGGAATTGTTCTCTTGTTGGAGAGTCTGGAAACATGAATAAACAGTAAGTCAATATATATGGGGAGGACTTCAAGTACGGAATTTTGCAGTACGGTCTAGCAAAATTTACAAAGACGGATCCTTTGACTTCCACCATATATGATTTAATTAGTGATAGTAGCATAACTATTGCGTACATAAGTCCGTGTTCTAGTAATCCTTTGGTTACTAAATATTATTTGTAGTTCACTTGTGTATTTAAGAGTTCTTATTctattttcttaatttcaaattttactttttatataatgatgctattatttgtgtttatgaaattgaaaacataatgtTCTGATTACAATTGGCCCACTGGTCCCACTAGTGATCCTTTGCTCAGTTGGTTTTCCGTGATGCTAAATagttaagtttttctttttttttttttatcagtaaGACTGCAAATAGCTATCTGAACTGGGAGTCTTATATGAACAGTatctttttgaaataattttttttttttctgtgggTATTTTGAATAACCTGAGTTCGTTTAATCTTTTTAGGTACTATTATAGCAGCAGTTTGGGATATTATTATGACCCATCTACAGGACTCTATTGCTCTGCTTCATCAGGGCTATGGTAAATAAAATTTGTCCTTGTGTTTAgaattttttgtatatattgCTCTCTGTTCTTTGCGCAATGTTCTTTTTTGGTGGATAACTCATTGTACTAGTTGCTACTTTTACTTGGATGTGTCCCGGTTCGTTCTCATATCTTTAGATAGTCTGTACATTTAAGTGTCAAAAGTTTCTCACTTATGTCCCTTAAATTCTTAAACCGCCCAATTAGTGTCTGAGATTTGCCCAATCCACTCCAATCTTAGACACCAAACGAGCCATCAGTGTCTGAGATTTGATGTAAATTCCATTTGAATATATCATTATATTTCGTTGGTTGTATTGGTCAAACCATGGCTTAACAATTACAAGTTATAGCAACACAAGACATGACATAGCAACGGCGACTTTCTGGATTTAGTGATAATGTTGGGAATAATAGTAAACAATGGCTCCGATTTTAATCTGATTTTAATGAAAGTTTGTCTTAACCAAGCACAATCTTATGAATGATTGGAATAGCAGTGAGAGGAGGTCAATGGGTTAGTTAGCTTGGTTCATGTAATTGCCATTGATGTGTCTTGCAACCTGATACGTGTTTCTGTCCAATATAGGTACTCATTCAATGAGGAAACTGGTGTATATGATGAGATTCACCAGACTACAACCACTGTGAGTTGAAACGGAAAGTTTTGCTGCTTCGTCGACTGTGTACAGACTATAGAGGAGAagttttagggttagataacTTTACTGTAATGTATAACGATTATCCGGTCTGTTGTGATTATGAAATATAATGGTTGCAAA
This genomic stretch from Pyrus communis chromosome 2, drPyrComm1.1, whole genome shotgun sequence harbors:
- the LOC137724488 gene encoding ATP-dependent Clp protease proteolytic subunit 6, chloroplastic-like isoform X1, with the protein product MGALAGFSAPLGFSLASRRSSNSSSLPLLPLSRRNSTPKSTVSALHSPYGDSLATGLSSRTCGSPLKLDGNDFGDTSTRWDFKSMNLFSYGAIEAKKGNPPILPAVMTPGGPLDLSSVLFRNRIIFIGQPVTSAVAQRVISQLVTLATIDENSDILVYLNCPGGSTYSVLAIYDCMSWIKPKVGTVCFGVAASQGALLLAGGEKGMRYAMPNARIMIHQPQSGCGGHVEDVRRQVNEAVQTRHKVDKMYVAFTGQSLEKVQQYTERDRFLSVSEAMEFGLIDGVLETEY
- the LOC137724488 gene encoding ATP-dependent Clp protease proteolytic subunit 6, chloroplastic-like isoform X2 — translated: MGALAGFSAPLGFSLASRRSSNSSSLPLLPLSRRNSTPKSTVSALHSPYGDSLATGLSSRTCGSPLKLDGNDFGDTSTSYGAIEAKKGNPPILPAVMTPGGPLDLSSVLFRNRIIFIGQPVTSAVAQRVISQLVTLATIDENSDILVYLNCPGGSTYSVLAIYDCMSWIKPKVGTVCFGVAASQGALLLAGGEKGMRYAMPNARIMIHQPQSGCGGHVEDVRRQVNEAVQTRHKVDKMYVAFTGQSLEKVQQYTERDRFLSVSEAMEFGLIDGVLETEY
- the LOC137724487 gene encoding uncharacterized protein produces the protein MEGNRNLKRPFFEDDSSGKPPAQKRVRFPKGKKARPEDEAALKSIPVEAIGPTPAAATDPRAAAKERAKRRSQITTELFTEDAAGVLSDVSAAEVTYKDYEDFVEDGIRIEPFNLNKEREEGYFDANGNFVEYANKNEVKDAWLDSVEVVTKYAGKDIVVTKDYDDVQDLSSDDIGKIKRRIADVLEPGETVLHALRRLKGTPKNKKEKMSAETKIVFDQLTEDAMNLMDNGESNVYHEKKEIFEREAEGYESLARARREPTSISVYQERSVLGMEWESSDVTNPGAPSSILPETSVATSSSNATTVEISSNGDDAFDMFAEDDEHAIAKPSEGSNVISDPNSYCVSSPSSNNLNNYSENGVLQNDYVFDESSGYYYSSSLGYYYDPSTGLYCSASSGLWYSFNEETGVYDEIHQTTTTVS